In Nocardioides cavernae, a single genomic region encodes these proteins:
- a CDS encoding SDR family oxidoreductase, translating into MGRVVLVTGISRDIGRRFARAATGDPSIDRVIGVDAVPPRGDIGDVSFVRADIRNPVIAKVIAKEDVDTVVHMSVIATPGSAGGRGTMKELNVIGSMQLLAACQKSATVERLVVKSTTTVYGSGPRDPAMFTEDMGPKRLPSSGYAKDVYEIEGYVRGFARRRPDVDVTMIRAANVVGPHVSSPLTNYFRLPVIPRVLGFDPRLQLLHEDDLMRVLCHAATTGVPGTFNVAGDGVMTLSQAVRRLGTPSVSLPRFAVGRLGSTMRQARVSDFSPEQLGFLTYGRGVDTTRMRTVLGFEPQFTTAETFADFCQSVAPAVREGAGRA; encoded by the coding sequence ATGGGGCGGGTCGTGCTGGTCACCGGGATATCCCGGGACATCGGACGTCGATTCGCGCGCGCCGCGACCGGCGACCCGTCCATCGATCGAGTCATCGGCGTGGACGCAGTCCCGCCGCGCGGTGACATCGGCGACGTCTCCTTCGTCCGCGCCGACATCCGCAACCCGGTCATCGCGAAGGTCATCGCGAAGGAGGACGTCGACACCGTCGTCCACATGAGCGTGATCGCGACCCCCGGCTCGGCCGGTGGTCGCGGGACGATGAAGGAGCTCAACGTCATCGGCTCCATGCAGCTGCTCGCTGCGTGCCAGAAGTCGGCGACCGTCGAGCGGCTGGTCGTGAAGTCGACCACCACCGTCTACGGCTCCGGTCCTCGTGACCCCGCGATGTTCACCGAGGACATGGGTCCCAAGCGCCTGCCCTCCTCGGGCTACGCGAAGGACGTCTACGAGATCGAGGGCTATGTCCGCGGGTTCGCCCGTCGGCGCCCCGACGTCGACGTCACGATGATCCGGGCGGCCAACGTGGTCGGCCCCCACGTCTCGAGCCCGCTGACCAACTACTTCCGGCTCCCCGTGATCCCCCGGGTCCTCGGCTTCGACCCGCGGCTCCAGCTCCTCCACGAGGACGACCTGATGCGGGTGCTGTGCCACGCCGCGACCACCGGGGTGCCCGGCACCTTCAACGTCGCCGGTGACGGGGTTATGACGCTGAGCCAGGCCGTACGACGCCTCGGCACGCCGTCGGTGTCGCTGCCGCGCTTCGCGGTCGGTCGGCTCGGCTCGACCATGCGCCAGGCCCGCGTGTCGGACTTCTCGCCCGAGCAACTGGGGTTCCTGACCTACGGTCGGGGCGTGGACACCACCCGGATGCGCACCGTGCTCGGCTTCGAGCCGCAGTTCACGACGGCCGAGACGTTCGCCGACTTCTGCCAGTCCGTCGCGCCCGCCGTCAGGGAGGGGGCCGGCCGTGCCTGA
- a CDS encoding 30S ribosomal protein bS22, whose protein sequence is MGSVIKKRRKRMAKKKHRKLLKKTRVQRRKLGK, encoded by the coding sequence GTGGGTTCTGTCATCAAGAAGCGGCGCAAGCGCATGGCCAAGAAGAAGCACCGCAAGCTGCTCAAGAAGACGCGCGTGCAGCGCCGCAAGCTCGGCAAGTAA
- a CDS encoding helix-turn-helix domain-containing protein, whose amino-acid sequence MAENTPGDMSEAQFLTIAEVAARMRVSKMTVYRLVHGGELPAVRVGRSFRVREDDVNEYLRKSFYNAG is encoded by the coding sequence ATGGCTGAGAACACCCCAGGCGACATGTCCGAGGCGCAGTTCCTGACCATCGCCGAGGTCGCGGCCAGGATGCGCGTCTCGAAGATGACGGTCTACCGGCTCGTGCACGGCGGTGAGCTGCCCGCCGTCCGCGTCGGCCGCTCCTTCCGGGTCCGCGAGGACGACGTCAACGAGTACCTCCGCAAGAGCTTCTACAACGCCGGCTGA
- a CDS encoding acetoin utilization protein AcuC, with product MECAGPASVVFDQTLCEYNFGPTHPMSPVRVDLTMRLADELGVLEGIKRVDAPVATDEQIATVHDRGLIEAVTRAGATPGFEDAARGLGTEDDPVFADMHVASAHVVGATLEAFRQVWSGESLHSVNIAGGLHHAMPDKASGFCIYNDVAVGIKQLLADGAERVAYVDIDVHHGDGVEKIFWDDPRVLTISLHETGQMLFPGTGFPSDTGGRGAVGTAVNVALPPGTADAGWLRAFHAVVPPILREFSPQVLVTQHGCDSHMNDPLAHMMLSVDGQRAAYLALHELAHEVADGRWVVTGGGGYSVVDVVPRAWAHLLAVVAGTPIDPEQATPPAWRAYVEEVIGATAPHRMTDGRTPAYRDWSGGYDPETWLDRAINATRTEVFPLHGLDPLP from the coding sequence ATGGAGTGTGCGGGGCCTGCGTCCGTCGTTTTCGACCAGACGCTCTGTGAGTACAACTTCGGGCCCACTCACCCGATGTCGCCGGTGCGCGTCGACCTGACGATGCGCCTGGCGGACGAGCTCGGGGTGCTCGAGGGGATCAAGCGCGTCGACGCCCCGGTGGCCACCGACGAGCAGATCGCGACCGTCCACGACCGGGGCCTCATCGAGGCCGTGACCCGGGCCGGGGCGACGCCCGGGTTCGAGGACGCCGCCCGGGGTCTCGGCACCGAGGACGACCCGGTCTTCGCCGACATGCACGTCGCCAGCGCCCACGTCGTCGGCGCCACGCTGGAGGCGTTCCGCCAGGTCTGGAGCGGGGAGTCGCTCCACTCCGTCAACATCGCCGGTGGACTGCACCACGCGATGCCCGACAAGGCCAGCGGCTTCTGCATCTACAACGACGTGGCGGTGGGCATCAAGCAGCTGCTCGCCGACGGCGCCGAGCGGGTCGCCTACGTCGACATCGACGTCCACCACGGCGACGGCGTCGAGAAGATCTTCTGGGACGACCCGCGGGTCCTCACCATCTCCCTGCACGAGACCGGGCAGATGCTCTTCCCCGGCACTGGCTTCCCGAGCGACACCGGCGGCCGCGGCGCCGTGGGCACGGCGGTCAACGTCGCGCTGCCGCCGGGCACCGCCGACGCCGGGTGGCTGCGCGCCTTCCACGCCGTCGTACCCCCGATCCTGCGCGAGTTCTCACCACAGGTGCTGGTCACCCAGCACGGGTGCGACTCGCACATGAACGACCCGCTCGCCCACATGATGCTCAGCGTCGACGGCCAGCGGGCGGCCTACCTCGCCCTGCACGAGCTCGCCCACGAGGTGGCCGACGGGCGGTGGGTCGTGACCGGGGGCGGTGGCTACTCCGTCGTCGACGTCGTGCCGCGCGCCTGGGCGCACCTGCTGGCTGTCGTCGCGGGCACCCCGATCGATCCAGAGCAGGCGACGCCCCCGGCGTGGCGGGCGTACGTCGAGGAGGTGATCGGGGCGACCGCCCCGCACCGGATGACCGACGGCCGCACGCCGGCCTACCGCGACTGGTCCGGCGGCTACGACCCGGAGACCTGGCTGGACCGCGCCATCAACGCCACGCGCACCGAGGTCTTCCCGCTCCACGGGCTGGACCCGCTACCCTGA
- the proC gene encoding pyrroline-5-carboxylate reductase, whose translation MSTAIIGAGVMGEALLSGLVRAGRRVDQLMVGEKRAERARELEERYGVAVVSNREAAAKADTVALVVKPQDMGDVLAEIAPDLRAGQLVVSLAAGITTAFIESRVPEGVAVVRVMPNTPALVDEGMAAISPGSHCDDAHLAEVESLMASTGKVMRIPEKQMDAVTAISGSGPAYIFFVVESMVEAGVHLGLPRVTATELVVQTLVGSAAMLRETGTHPVVLREQVTSPGGTTASALRELEIHKVRAAFLAAMEAARNRSRELAEGS comes from the coding sequence ATGAGCACAGCGATCATCGGCGCCGGCGTGATGGGCGAGGCCCTCCTGTCCGGTCTCGTCCGCGCCGGGCGCCGCGTCGACCAGCTGATGGTCGGCGAGAAGCGCGCCGAGCGGGCCAGGGAGCTCGAGGAGCGCTACGGCGTGGCCGTCGTCTCCAACCGTGAGGCGGCCGCCAAGGCGGACACCGTCGCGCTGGTCGTCAAGCCGCAGGACATGGGCGACGTGCTCGCCGAGATCGCGCCCGACCTGCGGGCCGGGCAGCTGGTCGTCTCGCTCGCGGCGGGCATCACCACCGCCTTCATCGAGTCGCGCGTGCCCGAAGGGGTCGCCGTCGTGCGGGTCATGCCCAACACGCCGGCCCTGGTCGACGAGGGCATGGCCGCGATCTCGCCCGGCTCCCACTGCGACGACGCCCACCTCGCGGAGGTCGAGTCGCTGATGGCGTCGACCGGGAAGGTGATGCGCATCCCGGAGAAGCAGATGGACGCGGTCACCGCGATCTCCGGCTCGGGGCCGGCCTACATCTTCTTCGTCGTCGAGTCGATGGTCGAGGCGGGCGTCCACCTCGGCCTGCCGCGCGTCACCGCCACCGAGCTCGTCGTGCAGACCCTCGTGGGCTCGGCCGCGATGCTCCGCGAGACCGGAACCCACCCCGTCGTGCTGCGCGAGCAGGTCACCTCGCCGGGAGGCACGACCGCGTCGGCGCTCCGCGAGCTCGAGATCCACAAGGTCCGCGCGGCGTTCCTGGCCGCCATGGAGGCCGCCCGCAACCGTTCTCGCGAGCTGGCCGAGGGCAGCTGA
- a CDS encoding proline dehydrogenase family protein gives MSLLRQPILLLARSQGVKKLVSTMPVSSSIVTSYVPGETTADAVAATSDLVDGGLRVTLDYLGEDTTDAAHADATVAAYKELLADLATKGLAPHAEVSVKLSAIGQFLPDNGHKVALENARDICRAARNAGTTVTLDMEDHTTTDSTLSILRELRKDFPETGAVLQAMLRRTEADCRALAYEGSRVRLCKGAYMEPEKVAFQDRIDVDRSYVRCLKVLLGGQGYPMIATHDPRMVQIASSLASRFGRRPGTYEFQMLYGIRPEEQKRLAAAGETVRVYIPYGTEWYGYLMRRLAEKPQNLGFFVRSLVSKK, from the coding sequence ATGTCGTTGCTCCGCCAGCCGATCCTGCTCCTCGCTCGCAGCCAGGGGGTCAAGAAGCTCGTCTCGACGATGCCCGTCTCGAGCTCCATCGTGACCAGCTACGTGCCGGGCGAGACGACCGCCGACGCGGTGGCGGCGACGTCGGACCTGGTCGACGGCGGCCTGCGGGTGACGCTCGACTACCTCGGCGAGGACACGACCGACGCCGCCCACGCCGACGCCACCGTCGCGGCCTACAAGGAGCTCCTCGCCGACCTGGCGACCAAGGGCCTCGCGCCGCACGCCGAGGTCTCGGTCAAGCTCAGCGCGATCGGCCAGTTCCTCCCCGACAACGGCCACAAGGTCGCCCTGGAGAACGCCCGCGACATCTGCCGCGCTGCCCGCAACGCCGGCACCACGGTGACCCTCGACATGGAGGACCACACCACCACCGACTCGACGCTCTCGATCCTGCGCGAGCTCCGCAAGGACTTCCCCGAGACGGGCGCCGTGCTGCAGGCGATGCTGCGCCGCACGGAGGCCGACTGCCGCGCCCTGGCCTACGAGGGTTCCCGGGTGCGGCTGTGCAAGGGCGCCTACATGGAGCCCGAGAAGGTCGCCTTCCAAGACCGGATCGACGTCGACAGGTCCTACGTCCGCTGCCTCAAGGTGCTGCTCGGCGGCCAGGGCTACCCGATGATCGCCACCCACGACCCGCGCATGGTGCAGATCGCCTCGTCGCTCGCCAGCCGCTTCGGCCGGCGGCCCGGCACCTACGAGTTCCAGATGCTCTACGGCATCCGTCCGGAGGAGCAGAAGCGCCTCGCGGCCGCCGGCGAGACCGTGCGCGTCTACATCCCCTACGGCACCGAGTGGTACGGCTACCTCATGCGCCGGCTGGCCGAGAAGCCGCAGAACCTCGGGTTCTTCGTCCGCTCCCTGGTCTCCAAGAAATAG
- a CDS encoding ABC transporter permease: MNARVTLAVAGRVLTQVRRDHRTLAMLMVVPCLLITLLWWMFADLPGDLFDRFGPGLLAMFPFIVMFLVTSVTTLRERSSGTLERLLTMPLGKLDFLLGYAIAFGLLAAVQSTLAVAVSVGLLGLDVAGPVWLLGVVAVADAVLGTALGLLVSAFATTEFQAVQFMPAFVLPQILLCGLFVPREAMPAVLEAISDVLPMSYAVDAMQELVGAADTGEVWRDVMVVAGFALGALALGAATLRRRTP; the protein is encoded by the coding sequence ATGAACGCGCGGGTCACGCTCGCCGTCGCCGGCCGCGTCCTCACGCAGGTCCGTCGCGACCACCGGACGCTGGCCATGCTGATGGTCGTCCCGTGCCTGCTGATCACGCTGCTCTGGTGGATGTTCGCGGACCTCCCCGGCGACCTCTTCGACCGCTTCGGGCCGGGCCTGCTGGCGATGTTCCCCTTCATCGTGATGTTCCTGGTGACGAGCGTGACGACGCTGCGCGAGCGCTCGTCCGGCACCCTCGAGCGGCTGCTCACGATGCCCCTCGGCAAGCTCGACTTCCTGCTGGGCTACGCGATCGCCTTCGGCCTGCTGGCGGCCGTGCAGTCGACGCTCGCGGTCGCCGTCAGCGTCGGCCTGCTGGGCCTCGACGTCGCGGGCCCGGTCTGGCTGCTCGGCGTCGTGGCCGTCGCCGACGCCGTCCTCGGCACGGCGCTCGGGCTGCTGGTGAGCGCCTTCGCGACGACCGAGTTCCAGGCGGTGCAGTTCATGCCGGCCTTCGTGCTGCCGCAGATCCTGCTCTGCGGGCTCTTCGTGCCGCGCGAGGCGATGCCCGCCGTGCTCGAGGCGATCAGCGACGTGCTGCCGATGTCGTACGCCGTCGACGCCATGCAGGAGCTCGTCGGGGCCGCCGACACGGGCGAGGTGTGGCGCGACGTGATGGTCGTGGCGGGCTTCGCGCTGGGTGCGCTCGCGCTCGGCGCCGCCACCCTCAGGCGTCGGACACCCTGA
- a CDS encoding ABC transporter ATP-binding protein has protein sequence MMKNVVEVRDLVVVRGEREVLPGISLDVPAGVTGLLGPSGCGKTTLMRCLVGAQQVRSGTVEVLGEPAGSRPLRTRVGYVTQAASVYDDLTVAENLAFFARVLGVDRAQVDEAVDAVGLDDHRTQVVGRLSGGQRSRASLAVALLGTPDLLVLDEPTVGLDPVLRRDLWDLFHRIADGGAAVLVSSHVMDEAERCHRLLLMREGRIIADGSPDEIRRSTGAQDVEQAFLHLVEGPGGAR, from the coding sequence ATGATGAAAAACGTCGTGGAGGTGCGCGACCTCGTCGTCGTACGCGGCGAGCGCGAGGTGCTGCCCGGCATCTCGCTCGACGTCCCGGCCGGCGTCACCGGCCTGCTCGGCCCGAGCGGCTGCGGCAAGACGACGCTGATGCGGTGCCTGGTCGGGGCGCAGCAGGTGCGGTCCGGGACGGTCGAGGTGCTGGGGGAGCCCGCGGGGAGCCGACCGCTGCGGACCCGCGTCGGCTACGTCACCCAGGCCGCGAGCGTCTACGACGACCTCACTGTCGCGGAGAACCTCGCGTTCTTCGCCCGCGTGCTCGGGGTGGACCGCGCCCAGGTCGACGAGGCCGTCGACGCGGTGGGCCTCGACGACCACCGCACGCAGGTCGTGGGCCGGCTCTCCGGCGGCCAGCGCAGCCGGGCCAGCCTGGCCGTGGCACTGCTGGGTACGCCGGACCTGCTGGTGCTCGACGAGCCGACGGTCGGCCTCGACCCGGTGCTGCGCCGCGACCTGTGGGACCTGTTCCACCGGATCGCCGACGGCGGGGCCGCCGTGCTGGTCTCGAGCCACGTCATGGACGAGGCCGAGCGCTGCCACCGGCTGCTGCTGATGCGCGAGGGCCGGATCATCGCCGACGGCTCGCCCGACGAGATCCGCCGCAGCACCGGTGCCCAGGACGTCGAGCAGGCGTTCCTCCACCTCGTCGAGGGGCCCGGTGGTGCTCGATGA
- a CDS encoding TetR/AcrR family transcriptional regulator, protein MSPPATSPASQRTSRGRRPGAPDTRAEVLAAARASFAEKGFRGTTIRAVAASAGVDPALVHHYFGSKDDLFLAALQMPVDPRELLAPVVVQGPDGAGERLLRVFLSVWDDPDMQVQLLAVVRSVLSADGATLLQEGFIPVVVGPVLAQLVADRPEERIPLVASQVIGLIVTRYLLALPPMAEMPADDVVARVGPVLQHYLTGDLP, encoded by the coding sequence ATGAGCCCCCCGGCGACCTCCCCTGCCAGTCAGCGCACGTCCCGCGGTCGGCGCCCCGGGGCCCCCGACACCCGGGCCGAGGTGCTCGCCGCTGCGCGGGCGTCGTTCGCCGAGAAGGGCTTCCGGGGTACGACGATCCGCGCCGTCGCGGCGTCCGCCGGTGTCGACCCCGCCCTCGTGCACCACTACTTCGGCAGCAAGGACGACCTGTTCCTCGCGGCCCTCCAGATGCCCGTCGACCCGCGCGAGCTCCTGGCGCCCGTCGTGGTCCAGGGCCCCGACGGTGCCGGCGAGCGGTTGCTGCGCGTGTTCCTCTCGGTGTGGGACGACCCCGACATGCAGGTGCAGCTGCTCGCGGTCGTCCGGTCGGTGCTCAGCGCTGATGGCGCGACGCTCCTGCAGGAGGGCTTCATCCCGGTCGTCGTCGGACCCGTGCTGGCCCAGCTCGTCGCCGACCGGCCCGAGGAACGGATCCCACTCGTCGCCAGCCAGGTCATCGGCCTGATCGTCACCCGCTACCTGCTCGCGCTCCCGCCGATGGCCGAGATGCCCGCCGACGACGTCGTGGCCCGGGTCGGCCCGGTCCTCCAGCACTACCTGACCGGCGACCTGCCCTAG
- a CDS encoding sugar phosphate isomerase/epimerase family protein gives MSTSSSVPLVGLSSASVYPESTAHAFGWAAQLGYDAVEVMVGIDSLSQQVDAVKKLSDHHQVPICAVHSPCLLFTQRVWGTDPWVKLERSAEMADAVGADVVVVHPPFRWQKDYAAGFVEGIASLEARTGIAFAVENMYPWRASSRRGMEMYLPGWDPSSESYANTTIDLSHAAIARSDVIEMADRMGDSLRHIHLTDGTGSAKDEHLVPGRGVMKAEAFLRHLAGRGFSGHVVLEINTRRAASKSEREADLRESLEFARAHLAVPTP, from the coding sequence ATGTCCACGTCCTCGTCGGTCCCGCTGGTCGGACTCTCCTCGGCCTCGGTCTACCCGGAGTCGACGGCGCACGCCTTCGGGTGGGCCGCACAGCTGGGCTACGACGCCGTCGAGGTGATGGTCGGCATCGACTCGCTGAGCCAGCAGGTCGACGCGGTCAAGAAGCTCAGCGACCACCACCAGGTCCCGATCTGCGCCGTGCACTCGCCCTGCCTGCTCTTCACCCAGCGGGTCTGGGGCACCGACCCCTGGGTGAAGCTGGAGCGGTCGGCCGAGATGGCCGACGCGGTCGGGGCCGACGTGGTCGTGGTGCACCCGCCGTTCCGCTGGCAGAAGGACTACGCCGCCGGCTTCGTCGAGGGCATCGCGTCCCTCGAGGCGCGCACCGGCATCGCCTTCGCGGTAGAGAACATGTATCCGTGGCGCGCGTCCTCGCGCCGCGGGATGGAGATGTACCTGCCCGGCTGGGACCCGAGCTCGGAGAGCTACGCCAACACCACGATCGACCTGTCCCACGCTGCCATCGCCCGCAGCGACGTCATCGAGATGGCCGACCGGATGGGCGACAGCCTGCGCCACATCCACCTCACAGACGGCACCGGCTCGGCCAAGGACGAGCACCTCGTGCCCGGCCGCGGGGTGATGAAGGCCGAGGCGTTCCTGCGCCACCTCGCCGGTCGGGGCTTCTCCGGCCACGTCGTGCTCGAGATCAACACCCGGCGGGCCGCCAGCAAGAGCGAGCGCGAGGCCGACCTCAGGGAGTCGCTGGAGTTCGCCCGCGCGCACCTCGCCGTACCCACGCCATGA
- a CDS encoding Ppx/GppA phosphatase family protein, translating into MRLGVLDIGSNTGHLLVVDAHGGAAPLPASSHKQPLRLAEHLDEDGAVTKKGIKALTDFCASATQIAEDKGCEEMLGFATSAVRDSVNSDEVLAHVEKHSGVALEVLSGEDEARLTFLAVRRWFGWSAGRLAVFDIGGGSLEIAGGTDEAPDVAWSLPLGAARMARAWFGGGRPSDDDVRELRRQVRAEIARDAGHLLRGGVPDRAAATSKTFRSLARICGAAPSGDGPLVPRALELDTLSSWIPKLMDMSADELAELPGVSPSRTHQIVPGALVAEACMDIFDLTELEVCPWALREGVILERLDQISVITRVR; encoded by the coding sequence ATGCGCCTGGGCGTCCTCGACATCGGATCCAACACCGGCCACCTGCTGGTGGTCGACGCACACGGTGGCGCGGCCCCCCTCCCGGCCTCCTCGCACAAGCAGCCGCTGCGCCTGGCCGAGCACCTGGACGAGGACGGTGCGGTCACCAAGAAGGGCATCAAGGCCCTCACGGACTTCTGTGCCTCCGCGACGCAGATCGCCGAGGACAAGGGCTGCGAGGAGATGCTCGGTTTCGCCACCTCGGCCGTGCGCGACTCGGTCAACTCCGACGAGGTGCTCGCCCACGTCGAGAAGCACAGCGGCGTGGCGCTCGAGGTGCTGTCGGGGGAGGACGAGGCCCGCCTGACGTTCCTGGCCGTCCGCCGGTGGTTCGGCTGGTCGGCCGGCCGGCTCGCCGTCTTCGACATCGGCGGCGGCTCTCTCGAGATCGCCGGCGGCACCGACGAGGCCCCCGACGTCGCCTGGTCGCTCCCGCTGGGCGCGGCCCGGATGGCGCGGGCCTGGTTCGGCGGCGGTCGGCCCTCCGACGACGACGTACGCGAGCTGCGTCGGCAGGTGCGCGCCGAGATCGCCCGCGACGCCGGACACCTGCTGCGCGGCGGTGTGCCCGACCGGGCGGCCGCGACCTCGAAGACCTTCCGCTCGCTCGCCCGGATCTGCGGCGCCGCGCCGAGCGGCGACGGCCCGCTCGTGCCGCGGGCGCTCGAGCTCGACACCCTCTCGAGCTGGATCCCCAAGCTGATGGACATGTCCGCCGACGAGCTCGCCGAGCTGCCCGGGGTCTCGCCGAGCCGCACGCACCAGATCGTGCCCGGCGCCCTCGTCGCCGAGGCGTGCATGGACATCTTCGACCTGACCGAGCTGGAGGTCTGCCCGTGGGCGCTGCGCGAGGGCGTGATCCTCGAGCGGCTCGACCAGATCTCCGTCATCACGAGGGTGCGCTGA